One segment of Prionailurus bengalensis isolate Pbe53 chromosome E3, Fcat_Pben_1.1_paternal_pri, whole genome shotgun sequence DNA contains the following:
- the AQP8 gene encoding aquaporin-8, with protein sequence MSAEGAVSVRDAEFVGGKGKQPSMGGRCRESWYERFLQPCLVELLGSALFIFIGCLSVIENGPDTGLLQPALAHGLALGLIIATLGNISGGHFNPAVSLAAMLIGGLNLVMLLPYWISQLCGGLIGAALAKAVSPEDRFWNASGAAFVTVQEPGQVGGAVVVELILTTLLALAVCMGAINEKTQGPLAPFSIGFAVTVDILAGGAVSGACMNPARAFGPAVVANHWDFHWIYWLGPLLGSLLVGVLIRFIIGDGKTRLIFKGR encoded by the exons ATGTCTGCGGAG GGGGCTGTGTCTGTGCGTGACGCTGAGTTTGTCGGTGGCAAGGGGAAGCAGCCAAGCATGGGAGGCAGGTGTCGTGAATCCTGGTATGAGCGGTTCCTGCAGCCCTGTCTGGTCGAACTGCTGGGCTCTGCCCTCTTCATCTTCATCGGGTGCCTGTCGGTCATTGAGAACGGGCCGGACACTGGGCTGCTGCAGCCGGCCTTGGCCCACGGGCTGGCCCTGGGCCTCATCATCGCCACACTGGGGAATATCAG TGGTGGGCACTTCAACCCTGCGGTGTCCTTGGCGGCCATGCTGATCGGAGGCCTCAACCTGGTGATGCTCCTTCCCTACTGGATCTCCCAGCTGTGCGGGGGGCTGATCGGGGCCGCCTTGGCCAAG GCAGTGAGTCCTGAAGACAGGTTCTGGAACGCGTCTGGGGCGGCCTTTGTGACAGTCCAGGAgccggggcaggtggggggggcggtggtggtggaGCTGATCCTGACGACCCTGCTGGCACTGGCTGTTTGCATGGGCGCCATCAACGAGAAGACGCAGGGCCCTCTGGCTCCATTCTCCATTGGCTTTGCTGTCACCGTGGACATCCTGGCCGG GGGTGCTGTGTCCGGAGCCTGCATGAATCCTGCCCGTGCCTTTGGACCTGCTGTGGTGGCCAATCACTGGGACTTCCACTGGATCTACTGGCTGGGCCCGCTCCTGGGGAGCCTCCTCGTAGGAGTGCTTATCAG gttcaTCATTGGAGATGGGAAAACCCGCCTAATATTTAAGGGACGATGA